In Rhizophagus irregularis chromosome 19, complete sequence, the following are encoded in one genomic region:
- a CDS encoding 40S ribosomal protein uS17: MSEQIERAFQKQPNIFTSAKLITKGKSKKKNTRWYKDVGLGFKTPKEAIEGHYIDKKCPWAGMVSIRGRILNGVVVSTKMKRTIIVRREYLHYIKKYNRYEKRHRNVAAHLSPAFIGVQPGDTVTMGQCRPLSKTVRFNVLKVQKKIQKGSKKFAKF, from the exons ATGTCTGAACAA aTCGAAAGGGCTTTTCAAAAACAACCCAATATTTTCACAAGTGCCAAATTAATTACGAAGGGTAAAAGTAAGAAAAAGAATACTCGCTGGTATAAGGATGTAGGTCTCGGTTTTAAGACACCAAAAGAGGCCATTGAGGGACATTATATAGACAAAAAATGTCCCTGGGCTGGCATGGTATCCATACGTGGTCGTATTTTGAACGGAGTTGTGGTTTctacaaaaatgaaaaggaCTATCATTGTCCGTCGGGAATATTtgcattatattaaaaagtacaACCGTTATGAAAAACGTCATAGGAATGTGGCTGCTCATTTATCGCCAGCATTTATTGGTGTTCAG CCCGGCGATACGGTGACTATGGGACAGTGCCg ACCTCTTTCCAAGACCGTACGCTTTAATGTCCTTAAAGttcagaaaaaaatacaaaagggatcaaaaaaatttgccaA gTTTTAA
- a CDS encoding mitochondrial 54S ribosomal protein mL38 (MEROPS:MER0029866): MFLLSHRVQRTIITNSFNTLTRIFKPQELQISFINFRQLTTIKKKKDQDSSQKDSDKKYKPPALGVNPAYDEALKYIYEDKAQKYEEIRLIDIMIEKLMKNRRNEQFDQELNELKKKKYNLQVLAEINDPEVRWNFKNGKIDMSIPVYRHLREKYWRKEPLHKLMQRITQMYVVPDVFPTLLPMIDLEFKFKNDIIEPGVFLFPAQTRKEPTVILNNFHEETLLYTLIMVDPDMPDALNKTYQTEWHWLITNIPLNVTKSDISGGEVILPYIPPHPPKGTKYHRYTLAILEQPNNQKIIIPENMGRVKDVREFMSDYNLKLRGASFFREVWDEEVSKIYANILGIHEPKYGRQPKVDKYLDETGSKQQKYTNL, translated from the exons atgtttcttctTTCACATAGAGTACAACGAACTATTATAACGAACTCTTTCAATACATTAACACGAATATTTAAACCACAGGAa ttacaaatttcttttattaattttcgtCAATTAactacaattaaaaaaaagaaggatcAGGATTCATCTCAAAAAGATTCAGATAAAAAGTATAAACCTCCCGCTTTAGGAGTTAACCCTGCTTATGATGAAGcacttaaatatatttatgagGATAAAGCACAAAAATATGAAGAAATACGATTAATTGATATAATGatagaaaaattaatgaaaaatagaagaaa tgaACAATTTGATCAAGAATTAAATGAActtaaaaagaagaaatataatttacaagtTTTAGCCGAAATAAATGATCCAGAAGTTCGatggaattttaaaaatggtaaaa ttgATATGAGTATACCTGTTTATCGTCATTTACGAGAGAAATATTGGAGAAAAGAACCTCTTCATAAAttg ATGCAACGAATAACACAAATGTATGTTGTTCCTGATGTATTCCCTACCTTGTTACCTATGATTGAtcttgaatttaaatttaaaaatgatataattgagCCCGGTGTTTTTCTATTCCCCGCTCAA ACAAGAAAAGAACCTACAGTGATTCTAAACAATTTTCACGAAGAAACACTTTTATACACACTTATCATGGTTGATCCAGATATGCCTGATGCATTGAATAAAACCTATCAAACAGAATGGCATTGGCTAATAACTAATATTCCTCTTAATGTAACAAAATCCGATATTTCTGGTGGTGAAgtaattttaccttatattcCTCCTCATCCACCTAAAGGAACAAAATATCATCGTTATACTTTAGCTATTTTAGAACAacctaataatcaaaaaattataatacctGAAAATATGGGTCGTGTTAAGGATGTTAGAGAATTTATGAgtgattataatttaaagttaCGTGGTGCTTCTTTTTTCCGTGAAGTTTGGGATGAAGAAGTTAGCAAAATTTATGCTAATATTTTAG gtaTCCATGAACCAAAATATGGTAGACAACCAAAGGTTGATAAATACTTGGATGAAACTGGATCGAAACAACAAAAATACACAAATCTTtag